ggacaaacatagctcccatgctgagggcatgctccatggtaggctgggctggctatcttaatgttagttcagggcagaaaattctgcacatgatccctattccttgcagtcatcctatcaccgacttcttttggaccacaagaaatatattgcaaacatgtggcagatggcacctctgagaatgcttgtctcttactgtcagtgattgagagggtctacgatggtggtttacatcctctggaggtgcctctctctccattgggcattcagggaatgtcaggtgattagctttctatctaaggcatttcaaacagatttcataatgttaaatagcatcagcctgggccattgatatgtactgtcatgtactgtcatactggttataatggacgccctgtggagatgtgccgaatcatcaaaaactttgcattccatataatgcaagtgaagtaaccatcctatgacttccataggccatgcaaaagcaagctgaaaaagtcactcacatttATCGTATACCTCTTATAAGacttggtaagattggtctcttgtctccaaagcatattcaaaaccttagcctacttccttaatgaaactaattaatgaaagcctgcatcaaatagcagcagcatagctctagtttcacagaccttgcagaagatgctctactgctgctcagggtcacacagattgagaaattgtcagtcctcttccctaatgcctgctgctgatttcacaacctccctcaacacagcttctcattacccaagggtccactgtcactgcagaacctcccttagcacactcatcactaccgagtgtcctcttctgacctcaaaacctctcccaacacaagctgtcaccatacattgtcccctactacttcacattacctgttctacagtagggtctccttgaactctctagccagccttatgacacctcagcagccacaattttgcaacctctcctagtgttacctttcaaaacacgatgtccgcttctgatgtcacaaggtctttcaacacagcttagcacccacagtattacctgccacttcatacgatctttcagcacagtccctcaccacacctcaggcacttctgatttcacaaactcctcgaagacagcccctggccatgtagcatccatttcaagtttcacaacttccctccacaccgtgccttgtccccatcctgctcatcatcaaattcacaacacacattcaccatggctctatcaacaacccccttgccagtattcactatccagctgcaaaacctcgttcatctcaccatgcacagtccctccttctccaaatcacagctcccctgagcatgacctgctgccatagtggtgtccagagccaggtgccaaggtaagtggaatgaaaatggagaaaagacctttctcctttgctggcactaagcacacccctacggggaattattttgcagcaggaggtagcagcaattcttcatttggacttgtgcattaagtcacctctggtagtccatttggctagggaaacaaaaggacacgaatgtgatgctagccaagttgctgccatgtgtgccactgggtacagaaagtggcaggctgactcatactaggttaagcaggccagatgctattggcctgatctctggcttctgtcatctgttgctcctcttcctttcccaaagactgtaagactttgtttaccttcttacccaatactcttgtttcctgtagtgactactgataaccctcattaagctgcccaagactccaggtgacagtaaaaggatatttaaattaggggactattttcaccaagacatttctttaccagtatttattctcattaactgtaggatttctgttttcagtgtggagatcgctggcattctgtgcagaggagatggagatattaactatgttgctatcaggccattccacatttccagaaatttcagcaaaacaaagcaaaggacagtagctgagacaatgtctttcctgacatccatgaggcataagctacaaatacacagtggAGTTGAGAGAAacaatgaatttgacttgggccttggttgagatgatatgctgatataaatcagcatgtctatttgcttcgtttgtttcatttcataggttcacctttgactgcagctgctcaggttaagaaagatggggcccgtcatgacagtgagatttgtccgccctaaggtattttgtttaaaagctagatgtctatttcagacctaatcgcatcctaaaatcagttctgaggtagatcagatgcatctgcctccagagacattcatttttttctgcagaagagcctagagtgactaagtcagggttaaacttgctgacttccatcggcattaaataggtgacgtcctccctcagtttcccaattcgtaaatgaaggatttttttggttgacttggtaattcactgacctctgttaaaacatgcaaattcttgcaaagaggctttattcactggatttccagtgatgaaatttctggtgagataggacttggagggtcatcaagaggtcacccaggacatcttctgtccctataaaaacttaatcgtgaccactcctgagagaaatgagcccaacctgtccttaaaagactcctgtgataggaattctttaccatccctggaggatggtgactcttcctacagcttgaggtttctttctttgtttcctttaatgaggatttctctttgacatgttttttggaatacacagaagttaaaaaaggagagaaaatatctggattacaaatggactgttttagcattcacaatgctaggaagccagagcagtggacctaatggccctttacacatgggaaatccatacaactatcagcttggagtaaggaagaactccgagaagcgttaactgcataggtctatgcatatgcttgtccagttgaatactcagctactcctttgactgctatttcttatggagaaaccctgaaatgcctttgtgatatcattagaaaagcattgactgacaactgtttctttaaaatatatttacttaaacttttcagtcaagacagaactcattctcctcctttgcccctttctttcacgccttcccttcacgaagcctccacccctccctcctgcagtcccaagagcccttcaggtggaagatttcctgggagagggttaaaggttggtgcttaaatggttttcttctcagccctgggatatgaaagcatcattcaggacacccaggtcacatcatccacacagcctattaaaccacttctcacataggcaggaaacatcaagatacacttgtgacacacgaaagcaagtaatgaattagatggggttggattatacactaacagccacctcctaagcaagttttggaagctttccagaagccattctatgttctttaaaggtgctgtgctctaacacattcataccaggggagacagaagttgaggagataaagttgtacagcccttacacaaaaaattagatctctaaacacaggcgaggtaagttttgcagcttctctggcttctcgttttgcttcgctttgctttgctttgctttgctttgctttcctcttccctttcctttcttcttgaacaaatgtgaaaatacagaaaggaacttccactgaagttatcaactgtctctagttatctttggctagaatcatatacagagctagttctacagccgcagattcgattgcttcgatattattcttttgtttcccataaccacctgagattttagggaagaatgcatgcagtaaggagatggtgcaatttctcaccctttttgagatgttaagagtacacatgagattcattttattttgcagctgattgcattatgtcatatagctcaggtctacccctgcaaaggcacttgaagagataagccataactggtggcaatcctctactgaattagtcattctagtaatcctcttggagtcgacagtaagaaatgggtacctgcagcacatgattcatcacatctacaagtagactggtcaggtgtaatatgcctagcttaggtacaggtgcctacatgacttaaggcgatgagatgagatcacacagatgggtagtttgttaaatgcagtttggtggtgatggaaaggaccttatcaagcaagatacatagccaggctgtctgaattgtgaatcggtccttttgtagatgcacaccttgtttttagctcaggaatttgccatctgctggtattcaggcacatagtttcccctgaccatttctctctcggtcactcctttctgactgcctaaatatggccctgcgattgctgtggtatgcttccagtcatgctctgtcttggatggagcccagctatttcttttcgactgggtactgcacagccatcaaggtgtgctcatttcatccctgtcatttattttgttgagaagtctacgtcgttgctcagtagaaggaagaggggtagaaaggatcacaacctggtaagacgaggcagaaagtgacctcccgttgttcttactgatccttttccttgtagaaatatctgaaagggaaccatccatgtaaattttaccgttctgcttgaaaaactttcatctagtgtaagtacaactgtaagcataggaaaagtccctacctttccccacctcctctctcggcttcactttgtgggtttgaaagtaatcttgggttttctcagtttcagtgtttcctgtggatgcttgatccctttgtgcctgcacaagaatttctgattatgctgcagattgaagtagttggtagataacttggcttaactgaatcattccacagatttgctcacagatcacgaatacaaatgagaagacctggttgtgatgtaattctgcaggacttaaaatggtgcattttaacaccagctgacggggaatgctttgatgctagaaggaagcccatacagtggatatttttattaaaagagtgcctgcttttggctgaccttaaactctctgtgaagagtttcatctggtggttcccagacttctttgaccaaaggaactctggtggtctcggtgcataatggcaagctagagacgttacactctttctaaagatgtaggctactcatttattagtgacacgtaatgctcgatgggttgtagctggaatgcagggtgaaccaaagaagtcccatgtttatgctggaatgtgaccttgtctcgaatgagaaactgtatggatgtagaaatgcctagggacaaggagctcagccataacctaaaacaggtggatggcattacaaaaagctctgagctactttcaggcaccaaaagggattattctctaaaggtccttctaacctggtggtgctaatttgcttaagctcctcatagtgagtggaggaaaaaagggttctgcaaaggaccctaattcagtcattctgaatcagcctatagagagacttatactggctgttgaaggagtttagttagattagcttcattaagctaagttaacccttgaaaggatcacgcagagagtatcaaaaatcatactaggtaaaatcagtacaatgctgggacagaagatctcacaagagtctttcattcttccttcctctgatagaaacaatgctgagatttagaacaatgtgaaatactacattaagtcataggtgcatttttttcccctccatgatagataaccttcccagaactcctttttcagcctgtgacatttcatatttacgtttcaaaatgtatatacacaagagagttcttttctctgcctgtgggtacatttcccttctaaacaagaattcaaacatcatgtgtacttataaagcaaatcatcattctgagcagtatttccaggtattcttaaagacacccattttacaaagattgctgtcagggactttgtctcccctgagggcaaacatgctgcattatctgccttgtagtgcccaaggtgaacactctggccttgtccttagtgcatggaaggctaccagccatggagccagtccttcaagatcctggaacaccaggattaaggaacatatcacagaatgcacctatctccgtgccaccaaagccatggcagaagctttgtactgtggagaattaaatagccgttaaaaaaaaatacatgacagaaactaaacacttcataagcttaatactaatgctatatcttgctTGGTTtgcatccacttctgatatagaactcatcattaataatgaaaaaatgctgatgaatcatgtgtctgtctttattttcccaggtgtataagccgtatattgcatattggcacccgactgatcaacatggagaatgtaagcagtgtgaaggaattcattcttctgggcctttcaaagaaccaaggggtgcagaaaatatgttttgtggtgtttttgttcttctatattgttactgtggcaggaaatctgctcatcgttgtcactgtagttagcagtcaaagtctgaactcccccatgtatttcttcctctgccacctgtccattgcagatctttgcctctcttctgtctcagctcccaaaatgattgctgacttccttgttgagaagaaaaccatttcctttgggggttgcatggcacagctatttgggttacatttcttcgGCGGCACTGAGgccttcatcctcacaatgatggcctatgatcgctactttgccatatgcagacccctccactacaccaccctcatgaccaggcatgtgtgtggctggatggtgatgggttcatgggtggggggctttgtgcactccctggtgcagaccctcataaccgttagcctccctttttgcggccccaacaaaattgaccactacttctgtgatgtccatcccctactacaactggcctgtaccgacacctatgttgcaggcatcattgttgttgccaatagcggaatgattactttggtctctttcatcatcctggtcacgtcctacattgtcattttgttatccttgaaaaagcgaacgtccgaagggaggaacaaagccctctccacctgtgggtcccacattgctgtggtgattctcttccttgggccatgcatatacacctacatacgcccatccagcaatctctcggaggacaagagcgtagctgtgttttacactgtcatcacgtccatgctgaacccactcatctacacactgagaaacgAGGAGGTAAAAAGTGCCataagaaaactgtggaatagaaaagtctggagtgaaaagggtgaggtgtagaactgtggtaactttttctcaggagctgagaaaatcaagtgtctctcactataattccattttggaaaatttactgaaagctcccttttgaagaaaagcttggttttagctgttgcagtaattaggaagacactgaaggttcatgttttgattggaatggcattgtaaactctgtgactagcagggattccctttatgttctctttctgaatagcacaggcccaggactggggcttccaagcactgtcgagacaccagcaaataaataaatgaatgctatcaaaaatattaaaatgtgttgcaggcagagcatcccattagtccgagctctcccaggtgtaaactttccgtcagacaaactccatctactctgcagtctgctctgctaggaaacgatggcccaaggtgtctgcaaggctgttggtcacctgctgctggaagcaattgtaccaaaggcttccttcccctttaccttggagtaaatgccttcttaggagtactgcattgtcatatgctgaatccatgggttagcaattaaactgctgatattaggtgtgggttgggtcatttgctgatgcagatgatatgaggagaagcttctccccttcccattccagtgcagcaactctctgcctttctgcagtagttcacctatcactaatgccctccttcctaaccatcccctctgcccttcatctctgcctcacattttgcattttactgtttagactaatagcgaatcaaagatccaagtgaaagataaattgctcactgtaggatattgtcgccaccaaagaaagcatttgggggcaaagaaagcatttgggggcacaattttatgtgtcagtgaaaaaaaagagttgtttgggaataattcctgtacgcaggataactcctagcccaacagggcacatctacaggcccaggcaaaggaagaaacatatattccaagggaatagctggagcagctactcctgcaggagggaagagaagaaatgtgaagatggaagattaaatcatctcagagccagtcacagctgccacagggaggttagttctagcagctaaggttctccacaaggacgaaggagccacgaggagccacgggaccctgactcctaccttgccaggaggaaaagagcaaatgagctgcgtgagggggaaagacatctgtgtaatgcactctgaaagtaactaaagcactttctttattcttccttcacttcatgttctcTATAaacactgccttgcacttgtgttgcaccttaacatggcttaagtgtgattcaagataagaaggtgttccctgcacaggagagcggcagatctacggaccaaaccgtgggacaatgtcgcaaatgctctggttccctgaatgtcctctgctctatgcaggcggtgcatttgcaaaatcttgcacatggtcagccatgacattgattttaaatagaaatgtttccaaaagaagcacatagctaatactaaatgaagtccatttatctagacagctctggaaagcaagcaagaaagcaagcaaacctccacacaatgtgacatggtctaggtgatcacgctcgagtcaccctgtagagattactctaatagctgtccaaaatatatattttagctccctgtccactgattctttctgataaagaaaacttcacatgcctctgtgatctcattgcttctggtaagcttgtgcttctgctgtgcaatttacttgaaatatttctgccacaacttccccatctggagagagagagagagagagagagagagagagagagagagagagagttgttcttgcagatgctcttggaagttgtttttgcagaatgagaaatggagctagacattcaggctgtccctttcatcctctgtagttttcagccctggcagagatgtggactgctctcatgacatataagaagcagcttggagctgagaggttttgatgaaactgcctgaagtgctccgaaaggtcatcagaggagaatagcaggcaaactgttggagactagcaaatataaactgtgtaagtttgggcctccccacattgctttccctctgcccatggagtggcagggagatagggctggagacacgaaagaatatttcctctgctgctgaagttggagggtggaagaggcagagatctcgtgagaaagaactgattgacctgtgattgtggaacaggattaaggtcccaaaggacttgccagtattgtagaaattgttatgcagctcttgccatctatcttttcagtgtagaaacggaACACTAgcgatacttgcgtactgcaatAGAGTgtagcaaaggtgaatacaagatgtagcccagtacagcacatataggacaatgactctcctgcttcatgTTTCCctgcatcccttgaacatggtctgatttcccttagggcgccttaaagacagtttgtgcctaaaggcacatctctgctaaacagacatgaggtaggtgtccactttacctcctccagaaggatctacactgatagctgaagtgatgttaattagccagctgccttgtgtcatgatgtgaatactgatggttgcacagaaatgcatggacattctaccagagtcagagagcactagtaaggactagttctgttgaattccttcagggggttgaaaaagaaggtacgttcactgcttgagcagaattccttagggcatgactaacgtgttgagactcaaatcaaaacatgcactacccttctcagtcagtttttcgtttccaaatcaacacttcaaaagtggatgtttaggcaacctagtgactagtcttcctttttaaaaggggcaaagatcagaaatatgaatctggaggatatttccaccaactccctcaaataaatgaaCGGAGctccctattacacacttcagtaatacattctgagttagatatcaactgtcactccttgagagaagcattgactttgaaaggaaactttccccaaaaggcataaaagggaatacattgatattgaacatatcagtgatcgacatggatgtgtactgatagcactgtgtttctaatgccatcacaggtggctttattctgtgcttcaggtcctgtctacgtgacgtatgtgaagaacaagaacaatgtgacggagtttgtcttccagggactcacacaagatgatacattagcaaaagtatgcttcacattcttcttagtcttctatgccactgttattcttggaaacctgcttagcatcatcactatacagaacagccaacagctgggctctcccatgtacttcttcctgagctacttgtcctttgtagatatcagttactctactgtcacagttcccaaacttatttatgaccttcttgctgaaaagaagaccgtctcttctgtgggctgcatagcacagctctttggggtccatctcaaccatggggaggcaaagagaagtgttcaggagggacttttcaggaatgttgttctatttttagcatggctattcagaatagaactgaaactaaattcaaggtttcatgtagctctcatctttctttggaaactgtcagtcacaaggatgtgagcatattgtcaccagtcaaacccgagccttcggggtggtattgtggcttttacctttagacaccttagagctgtgtaagtctcaggtctaggcttctcctggcattaagaggaataactaggtattttgagaggtcatgctttcccactagctcctacgagcttcggagagtggtgtctgctcacgtttctacacaaaaaaagtgatggtggtgctaagcttccaagagaaagcaaatccttcaggatggcacagcacaagcaggtttcatctcacatatattggtgtgctgacatgaggtgcctcaacttgagagagctgctgaagacagcaagagacctttgaggggactgagattcattgcatggtaaaataggagcatgagaggagcaggatgctgcactaggtgtctgccttacagtgaagggtgacatacactgcactagactttccaaggctcccaggaacactgatggacacagaggccgttccccgatgccaggcatttaactccgattttcagcagtctgtgccagcctggtgtctctgggaacgcttcatttaaaggagctctgctaacacctttccaaggccttgaccttatgtcatagctgagctttataatctatcagagcagcaatccaagcatggttaaataccatagtcaatgttggagccacaatccagttcaattgtcgggacatttttcaccgctttatttagagactggatgaagtttcatactttggccagtcgtctggtgctttacactataaagatctaaggaataggcatctcagtggaaatatggggatccaatatctctccatactccacacaatataacctaattcctagctgaacactgaaaatttccctaaaattcttaacagtactgttcttgatccatcgagttttcctcaactgtttgcagcaggaaaacccccaaatgcccctaggacctcctgactctgggcaatgctgttctactgcaaatggacttactttagcattgctgtcatgacaagtgattcaaggccaggattttcccaaatctcctcctggaactgagatttggggaagggaagaagaggaacaggattctggagggtggatcagaaggctttcttagaaaagcaaactgtagatttgaagagacagcagctctttaacattttaaattccctaattttgtctgggtttctcgaggtggggactaaggcataggtgaat
This is a stretch of genomic DNA from Apteryx mantelli isolate bAptMan1 chromosome 4, bAptMan1.hap1, whole genome shotgun sequence. It encodes these proteins:
- the LOC136991807 gene encoding olfactory receptor 4S2-like codes for the protein MENVSSVKEFILLGLSKNQGVQKICFVVFLFFYIVTVAGNLLIVVTVVSSQSLNSPMYFFLCHLSIADLCLSSVSAPKMIADFLVEKKTISFGGCMAQLFGLHFFGGTEAFILTMMAYDRYFAICRPLHYTTLMTRHVCGWMVMGSWVGGFVHSLVQTLITVSLPFCGPNKIDHYFCDVHPLLQLACTDTYVAGIIVVANSGMITLVSFIILVTSYIVILLSLKKRTSEGRNKALSTCGSHIAVVILFLGPCIYTYIRPSSNLSEDKSVAVFYTVITSMLNPLIYTLRNEEVKSAIRKLWNRKVWSEKGEV